The Neurospora crassa OR74A linkage group IV, whole genome shotgun sequence genome has a segment encoding these proteins:
- a CDS encoding rab GDP-dissociation inhibitor: protein MADEIAKEYDVIVLGTGLTECILSGVLSVKGKKVLHIDRNDHYGGEAASVNLETLFKKYGNFAAGTEPWKEYGRPNDWNIDLVPKFLMSSGELTNILVSTDVTRYLEFKQVAGSYVQQGAGSKATIAKVPSDAAEALRSPLMGIFEKRRMKSFIEWVGEFDPKDPATHKGLDMATCTMKDVFEKFSLEAGTKDFVGHAMALYLNDNYLDTPGAAPETIERIRLYGQSVARYGKSPYIYPLYGLGELPQGFARLSAIYGGTYMLNTNVDELVYENGKAVGIKATMTGVEPEMKFETRAKMILGDPSYFPDKVKVVGHVLRAICILKHPLASTNDADSCQLIIPQSQVGRKNDIYIACVSSAHNVCPKGYWIAIVSTIAETSANHHLELAPGIERLGKIEEQFMGPPIPLYEPLEDGRNDNIFISKSYDATSHFETSTEDVKDIYRRCAGEELVVEGLREGIQMSQE from the exons atGGCCGACGAGATCGCCAAGGAGTACGATGTCATTGTGCTGGGCACTGGCTTGACCGAGTGTATTCTCTCGGGTGTTCTCAGTGtcaagggaaagaaggtcCTCCACATCGACCGCAACGACCACTACGGCGG TGAGGCGGCGTCGGTTAACCTCGAGACGCTCTTCAAGAAATATGGCAACTTTGCCGCCGGTACCGAGCCTTGGAAGGAATACGGTCGCCCCAACGACTGGAACATCGACCTTGTTCCCAAGTTCCTCATGTCCTCGGGCGAGCTCACCAACATTCTTGTCTCCACCGATGTTACCCGTTACCTCGAGTTCAAGCAGGTTGCCGGCAGCTACGTACAGCAGGGTGCTGGTTCCAAGGCCACCATCGCCAAGGTCCCCTCAGATGCCGCCGAGGCGTTGCGCTCGCCCCTCATGGGCATCTTCGAGAAGCGCCGCATGAAGAGCTTCATCGAGTGGGTTGGCGAGTTCGACCCCAAGGACCCCGCCACACACAAGG GTCTTGACATGGCCACCTGCACCATGAAGGACGTCTTTGAGAAGTTCAGCCTCGAGGCCGGCACCAAGGACTTTGTCGGCCACGCCATGGCCCTCTACCTCAACGACAACTACCTCGATACCCCTGGCGCCGCCCCTGAGACCATCGAGCGCATCCGCCTTTACGGCCAGTCCGTTGCCCGCTACGGCAAGTCGCCATACATCTACCCTCTCTACGGCCTCGGCGAGCTTCCCCAGGGTTTCGCCCGTCTCTCTGCCATCTACGGCGGTACCTACATGCTCAACACCAACGTTGACGAGCTCGTCTACGAGAACGGCAAGGCCGTCGGCATCAAGGCCACCATGACCGGCGTTGAGCCCGAGATGAAGTTCGAGACCCGCGCCAAGATGATCCTCGGTGACCCCAGCTACTTCCCCGACAAGGTCAAGGTTGTCGGCCACGTCCTCCGCGCCATCTGCATTCTCAAGCACCCCCTTGCTAGCACCAACGATGCCGATTCGTGCCAGTTGATCATTCCCCAGTCGCAGGTGGGCCGCAAGAACG ATATCTACATTGCTTGCGTCTCCTCGGCGCACAACGTCTGCCCCAAGGGCTACTGGATCGCCATTGTCTCGACCATTGCCGAGACCTCTGCGAACCACCACCTCGAGCTCGCCCCTGGTATCGAGCGCCTCGGCAAGATCGAGGAGCAGTTCAtg GGTCCCCCCATTCCCCTCTATGAGCCCCTCGAGGATGGTCGCAACGACAACATCTTCATCTCCAAGAGCTACGACGCTACCAGCCACTTTGAGACCTCGACAGAGGATGTCAAGGACATCTACCGCCGGTGCGCGGGCGAGgagcttgttgttgaaggtTTGAGGGAGGGTATCCAGATGTCGCAGGAGTAA
- a CDS encoding rRNA processing protein Rrp8 encodes MFAVKGLKVSTDKLKVETEHGSVLATQPPRTVAAGEEGASAPKPKNKKRKRAGRSNNTDVNLDNVADLWEKVIEGGDAKAKKAKEDAKKEAHKAKKQKTEEGTTAEATTTTAAPQPATDKKNNNKKNKNKSKQESKPAAAAAEKKQDATTTTTTTTTTTESKPSAPAPAPAPAPAAPKLTPLQAAMREKLISARFRHLNETLYTRPSRDAFSLFSDSPEMFTEYHEGFRRQVDVWPENPVDGYISAIKTRGKLRNAPRSRPGGADGSTSSDGTKYPLPRDRNGLCTIADLGCGDAKLAQALVPLKRKLGIEVKSYDLQDGGKPELITRADIANLPLKDGSVDVVIFCLALMGTNWIDFVEEAYRVLRWKGELWVAEIKSRFVDPTRKKGGGPGNVVSHSVGNRRKAGAATAAGPGPALGKKDKAKMKEEEEAEEEQQLAVHVDGVELRQQETDVSAFVEALRKRGFLLQREYGQKAVDMDNKMFVKMHFVKAMPAIKGKCADLKKEALKTTQTDAKGRPIKTPKFIDADEEASFNENALLKPCVYKIR; translated from the coding sequence ATGTTCGCCGTCAAAGGCCTCAAAGTCTCCACCGACAAGCTCAAAGTCGAGACCGAGCATGGCTCCGTCCTGGCGACCCAGCCCCCCCGTACCGTCGCCGCTGGCGAAGAAGGCGCTTCCgctcccaagcccaagaacaagaagcgcaagagAGCCGGTCGGTCCAACAACACAGATGTGAACCTCGACAATGTCGCCGACCTCTGGGAGAAGGTAATCGAGGGCGGCgacgccaaggccaagaaggccaaagaagatgcgaagaaggaagcccacaaggccaagaagcagaagactGAAGAGGGTACTACCGCTGAggctaccaccaccaccgctgctCCTCAGCCAGCCAcggacaagaagaacaacaacaagaagaacaagaacaagtCCAAGCAAGAGTCcaagcccgccgccgccgccgctgaaAAGAAGCAAgatgccaccaccaccaccaccaccaccaccaccaccaccgaatCGAAACCCTCTGCTCCCGCCCCCGCCCCCGCCCCTGCGCCCGCAGCACCCAAACTCACGCCCCTCCAAGCCGCCATGCGCGAAAAGCTCATCAGCGCCCGCTTCCGCCACCTCAACGAAACCCTCTACACCCGTCCCTCGCGCGacgccttctccctcttctccgaCTCTCCCGAGATGTTCACCGAGTACCACGAAGGTTTCCGTCGCCAAGTCGACGTATGGCCCGAAAACCCTGTGGACGGGTACATCTCCGCCATCAAGACGCGCGGAAAGCTGCGCAACGCTCCTCGCTCTCGTCCTGGTGGCGCTGACGGCAGCACGTCCTCCGACGGGACCAAGTACCCCCTGCCGCGCGACCGGAACGGACTGTGCACCATTGCCGATCTGGGCTGTGGCGACGCGAAGCTTGCGCAGGCGTTGGTCCCCTTGAAACGCAAATTGGGCATCGAAGTGAAGAGCTACGATTTGCAGGATGGCGGGAAACCCGAACTCATCACAAGGGCGGATATCGCCAACCTGCCGCTGAAAGACGGCAGTGTGGACGTGGTCATCTTTTGCTTGGCGCTCATGGGCACGAACTGGATTGATTTCGTCGAGGAGGCGTACCGGGTGTTAAGGTGGAAGGGCGAGCTGTGGGTGGCCGAGATCAAGTCGCGGTTTGTGGACCCGACACGTAAAAAGGGCGGCGGGCCCGGTAACGTGGTCAGCCACAGCGTGGGCAACCGCAGAAAGGCCGGTGCTGCTACCGCCgctggacctggacctgcTCTTggaaagaaggacaaggccaagatgaaggaggaggaagaggccgaggaggagcagcagttGGCTGTCCACGTGGATGGTGTGGAGCTCCGGCAGCAGGAGACGGATGTCTCTGCTTTTGTGGAGGCGCTGCGGAAGAGAGGATTCCTCCTGCAGAGGGAGTATGGCCAGAAGGCGGTGGACATGGATAACAAAATGTTTGTCAAGATGCACTTTGTCAAGGCGATGCCGGCCATCAAGGGCAAGTGTGCGGAcctgaagaaggaggcgcTCAAGACGACGCAGACGGATGCCAAGGGGCGGCCTATCAAGACGCCCAAGTTCATCGATGCCGACGAGGAGGCGTCCTTCAACGAGAACGCTCTTCTGAAGCCGTGTGTGTACAAGATCAGGTAG
- a CDS encoding DNA damage-inducible protein 1, with amino-acid sequence MQITIAIQDTTGDDQDFLSLQVFPDMTLETLRNSIQAETSHHPSTQHLYHNGNLITDNSKTLTQLNVTDGDMLALHVRETQRATAVPESQQGRPAAPPQQDPEFLRLQFLANPALRAEVERTAPDLAAAINDPQRWAQLFRERYDREQRERAERHRIIQQLNEDPFNPEAQARIEEIIRQERVTENLQTAMEHNPEVFGTVHMLYLDVEVNGAKVKALVDSGAQATIMSPDIAEACGIMRLVDKRYGGIAKGVGTAKIIGRVHTAPVKIGSLFLPCSFTVMEGKNVDMLLGLDMLKRYQACIDLAKNALVIQGEEIPFLGEADIPKATEEALQDEPTIEGPGGTTIGQRTGAVSGPGTAQHRQGQAGPSTAAQPGPSAPAPAPASASAPAPRAPQARSFPREHIEQLVALGADEQKAIRALEATDGNVEYAASLIFEGF; translated from the exons AT GCAAATAACCATCGCCATCCAGGACACGACGGGAGACGATCAAgacttcctctccctccaagTCTTTCCCGACATGACGCTCGAAACGCTGCGCAACTCGATCCAGGCGGAAACCAGCCACCACCCCAGCACACAACACCTCTACCACAACGGCAACCTGATCACCGACAACTCCAAGACCCTGACCCAGCTCAACGTCACCGACGGCGACATGCTGGCCCTCCACGTCCGCGAAACACAACGGGCCACGGCGGTTCCCGAGTCACAGCAAGGAAGGCCAGCGGCGCCCCCTCAACAAGATCCCGAGTTTTTGCGTCTGCAGTTCCTGGCGAATCCGGCTCTGCGGGCCGAGGTGGAGAGGACAGCCCCCGACTTGGCGGCCGCTATCAATGACCCCCAACGGTGGGCGCAGCTCTTCCGGGAGAGGTACGACAGGGAACAGAGGGAAAGGGCGGAGCGTCATCGGATAATCCAGCAGTTGAACGAGGATCCGTTCAATCCGGAGGCGCAGGCGAGGATCGAGGAGATCATTCGCCAGGAGCGGGTTACCGAGAACCTGCAGACTGCTATGGAGCATAATCCTGAGG TATTCGGTACCGTACACATGCTGTATCTGGATGTTGAGGTAAACGGGGCCAAGGTCAAGGCCCTCGTGGACTCCGGAGCTCAAGCCACGATCATGAGTCCCGACATTGCCGAGGCGTGTGGTATCATGCGCCTGGTCGACAAGCGGTACGGTGGTATCGCCAAGGGCGTCGGAACTGCCAAAATCATTGGTCGTGTGCACACGGCTCCTGTTAAGATCGGCTCGCTCTTCCTGCCATGCAGTTTCACCGTCATGGAGGGCAAGAATGTGGATATGCTTCTCGGCTTGGACATGTTGAAACGTTACCAGGCTTGTATCGATCTGGCCAAGAACGCGCTCGTCATCCAGGGCGAGGAGATTCCCTTTTTGGGTGAGGCGGACATACCGAAGGCGACGGAGGAGGCGCTTCAGGATGAGCCTACGATTGAGGGTCCCGGCGGCACGACCATCGGCCAGCGTACCGGCGCGGTTTCGGGACCTGGTACTGCACAGCATCGCCAGGGTCAGGCTGGTCCGTCTACTGCTGCACAGCCAGGTCCCtctgctcccgctcccgctcccgcttccgcttccgctCCCGCACCTCGAGCGCCTCAAGCCCGGTCTTTTCCCCGGGAGCATATTGAGCAGCTTGTAGCACTCGGTGCTGATGAGCAAAAGGCGATTCGGGCTTTGGAGGCGACGGACGGGAACGTTGAGTATGCGGCCAGTTTGATCTTTGAGGGGTTCTga
- a CDS encoding polyamine acetyltransferase: protein MATTERQPPSSIEGSSPSRPTMFHRLSDNAIDETSDADSDFVKLQKTISKERREARESPQARLQRACPFTFHPNIRPLSKSDYESCIALENAAFPDPAHRATPEKFDYRLSTCPELSLGVFCTVVPEKAKNWTIETLDTAKPVETDRPNGAKSVLVAHIVATRCTGNTITDKDMDYPKDWRTRRGRSADVGHQETGRTVALHSMAVAPKLHGCGIGQMIIKAYLQQMKDAQVADRVALICQDYLVTYYERLGFKCIGKSPVEFGGGGWHDMVIDLVSYEVKAVKTPS from the exons ATGGCGACCACAGAGCGACAGCCTCCGTCGTCCATCGAGGGATCCAGCCCCAGCCGCCCGACAATGTTTCATCGGCTTTCAGACAACGCCATTGACGAGACTTCGGATGCCGATAGCGATTTCGTCAAGTTGCAGAAAACCATCAGCAAGGAGAGGCGGGAAGCTAGGGAGAGCCCCCAAGCTCGTTTGCAGCGAGCATGCCCCTTCACCTTTCACCCCAATATCCGACCCCTCAGCAAGTCTGACTACGAATCCTGTATTGCGCTGGAGAATGCGGCCTTCCCGGACCCGGCACACAGAGCTACACCAGAAAAG TTCGATTACCGACTCTCAACCTGTCCTGAGCTGAGCCTTGGTGTCTTTTGCACAGTGGTGCCAGAAAAAGCCAAGAATTGGACAATCGAAACCTTGGATACTGCCAAGCCTGTAGAAACCGATCGTCCCAATGGCGCAAAGAGCGTCCTCGTGGCACATATCGTGGCTACGCGCTGCACCGGAAACACCATCACAGACAAGGATATGGACTACCCCAAAGACTGGCGAACTCGTCGCGGTCGGTCGGCAGACGTAGGACATCAAGAAACTGGGCGGACCGTTGCGCTGCACTCCATGGCCGTAGCTCCAAAGCTTCACGGATGTGGAATCGGCCAGATGATCATCAAGGCCTACCTGCAACAGATGAAGGACGCGCAAGTGGCGGATCGCGTGGCGCTGATATGTCAAGAT TATCTTGTTACCTACTATGAGCGGCTTGGGTTCAAGTGTATCGGCAAGAGCCCCGTCGagtttggaggaggtgggtggCATGATATG GTCATCGACTTGGTGAGTTATGAAGTGAAAGCCGTCAAAACTCCGTCCTAG
- a CDS encoding nucleolar GTP-binding protein 1: MTWKDIAPVPTAQEFIDIILSRTQRRLPTQIRAGFKISRIRAFYTRKVKFTQETCSEKFGAIVSSFPILADQHPFHRDLMNILYDADHFKVALGQVSTAKHLIETISRDYVRLLKYSQSLYQCKQLKRAALGRMATLIKRLKDPLAYLDQVRQHLARLPDINPTTRTLLVAGFPNVGKSSFVRSVTRADTPVEPYAFTTKSLFVGHLDYKYLRYQVIDTPGILDHPLEEMNTIEMQSVTALAHLRAAVMFFIDISEQCGYSLKAQCNLFRSIKPLFENKMVYVVLNKMDIKTVEDLDPESQADLMDLTKSGNIQLLRASCATQDGVQEVKNTVCEALLVERVNQKYKAGTSSNGTMGSRLTEVMSRIHVAQPADGVLRETFIPEAVKGLKKYDKADPERKLLARDIEEQNGGAGVFNVDLRENWILANPEWKYDKIPEIVDGKNVYDFIDPDIEAKLAALEEEEERLEKEGFYKSDSDLGDESEEEILQKAEYIREKHKLIRNEAKMKKSLKNRAIIPRKMQKKSFAQLEDHIDQLGVDTEEINLRGRAQVREPTRGRSLARSRNATEDPDAMEVDTPKSAAERLRSQSRPAQRGQGATNRRDDGVTGGVGMDGETARSKAERVAKLGQRKMNRMARAGEADRHIGATMPKHLFSGKRTVGKTQRR, encoded by the exons ATGACGTGGAAGGACATTGCCCCTGTGCCTAC GGCACAGGAATTCATCGACATCATCCTCTC GAGGACACAGCGTCGCTTGCCGACTCAGA TTCGTGCTGGTTTCAAGA TCAGCAGAATTAGAGCCTTCTACACCCGTAAGGTCAAGTTCACACAGGAAACATGCAGCGAAAAGTTCGGCGCCATCGTCTCGAGCTTCCCCATCCTCGCCGACCAGCATCCTTTCCACCGCGATTTGATGAACATTCTCTACG ATGCCGACCACTTCAAGGTTGCCCTTGGTCAGGTCTCGACCGCCAAGCACTTGATCGAGACCATCTCTCGTGATTACGTCCGTCTCCTCAAGTACTCGCAAAGTTTGTACCAGTGCAAGCAGTTGAAGAGAGCCGCCCTCGGTCGTATGGCCACCCTCATCAAGCGTCTGAAAGACCCTCTCGCCTACCTCGACCAGGTCCGCCAGCATTTGGCCAGATTGCCCGATATCAACCCTACCACCCGTACCCTCCTCGTTGCCGGCTTCCCCAACGTCGGCAAGTCTTCGTTCGTGCGCTCCGTCACCCGCGCTGATACCCCTGTCGAGCCCTATGCTTTCACCACCAAGAGCTTGTTCGTCGGCCACCTCGACTACAAGTACCTCCGTTACCAGGTCATCGATACCCCTGGTATTCTCGACCACCCTCTCGAAGAGATGAACACCATCGAAATGCAGTCAGTTACTGCCCTTGCCCATCTCAGAGCCGCCGTCATGTTCTTCATCGATATCTCGGAGCAGTGCGGTTACTCGCTCAAGGCCCAGTGCAACTTGTTTAGGTCCATCAAGCCCCTTTTCGAGAACAAGATGGTCTACGTTGTCCTGAACAAGATGGATATCAAGACCGTTGAGGACCTCGACCCCGAATCCCAGGCCGATCTCATGGACCTTACCAAGTCCGGCAACATTCAGCTTTTGCGCGCCTCTTGCGCTACTCAGGACGGTGTCCAGGAAGTCAAGAACACCGTTTGCGAGGCTCTCCTCGTTGAGCGTGTCAACCAGAAGTACAAGGCCGGTaccagcagcaacggcaCCATGGGCTCCCGTCTCACCGAGGTCATGTCCCGTATTCACGTCGCCCAGCCCGCCGATGGTGTTCTCCGCGAGACCTTCATTcccgaggccgtcaagggTCTCAAGAAGTACGACAAGGCCGACCCCGAGAGGAAACTTCTCGCCAGGGATATCGAGGAGCAGaacggtggtgctggtgtcTTCAACGTCGATCTCAGGGAGAACTGGATCTTGGCCAACCCCGAGTGGAAGTACGACAAGATTCCCGAG ATTGTCGACGGCAAGAACGTCTACGACTTCATCGACCCCGATATCGAGGCCAAGCTGGCCGCtctcgaagaggaagaggagcgtctcgagaaggagggctTCTACAAGTCGGACTCGGACCTCGGCGACgagtcggaggaggagatcctGCAAAAGGCCGAGTACATCCGCGAGAAGCACAAGCTGATCCGCAACGAggccaagatgaagaagtcgCTCAAGAACCGCGCCATAATCCCCCGGAAAATGCAGAAGAAGTCGTTCGCCCAGCTCGAGGACCACATCGACCAGCTCGGCGTCGACACCGAGGAGATCAACCTGCGCGGCCGTGCCCAGGTGCGCGAGCCCACTCGCGGCCGCTCGCTGGCCCGCAGCCGCAACGCCACCGAGGACCCCGACGCCATGGAGGTGGACACGCCCAAGAGCGCCGCCGAGCGTCTTCGCTCTCAGAGCCGTCCGGCCCAGCGTGGCCAGGGCGCGACAAACAGGCGCGACGACGGTGTTACTGGTGGTGTGGGCATGGACGGGGAGACAGCCCGCTCCAAGGCCGAGAGGGTGGCCAAGCTCGGCCAGCGCAAGATGAACAGGATGGCCAGAGCCGGCGAGGCCGACAGGCATATTGGTGCTACCATGCCCAAGCATTTG TTCTCCGGCAAGCGTACCGTCGGCAAGACACAGCGTCGTTAA
- a CDS encoding orotate phosphoribosyltransferase produces the protein MAALSPYKADFLKASIDGGVLKFGSFELKSKRISPYFFNAGDFYRADLLQAISTAYAKCIIEAHKSGQLDFDIVFGPAYKGIPLATAATDKLAQLDPETYGKICYSFDRKEAKDHGEGGNIVGAPLKGKRILIVDDVITAGTAKREAIAKIEKEGGIVAGIVVALDRMEKLPAADGDDSKPGPSAMGELRKEYGIPIFAILTLDDIIEGMRGLASPEDVEKTEEYRAKYKATD, from the coding sequence ATGGCCGCTCTCTCGCCTTACAAGGCTGACTTCCTCAAGGCCTCCATCGACGGCGGCGTCCTCAAGTTCGGCAGCTTCGAGCTCAAGTCCAAGCGCATTTCCCCCTACTTCTTCAACGCCGGCGACTTCTACCGTGCCGACCTTCTCCAGGCCATCTCCACTGCCTACGCCAAGTGCATTATCGAGGCTCACAAGAGCGGCCAATTGGACTTTGACATTGTTTTCGGCCCCGCCTACAAGGGCATTCCCCTCGCTACTGCTGCCACCGACAAGCTTGCCCAGCTTGACCCCGAGACCTACGGCAAGATCTGCTACTCTTTCGACCgcaaggaggccaaggaccATGGCGAGGGAGGCAACATTGTTGGCGCCCCTCTGAAGGGCAAGAGGATCCTCATCGTTGACGATGTCATCACTGCTGGCACTGCTAAGCGTGAGGCTATCGCCAAGatcgagaaggagggcggCATTGTCGCTGGCATCGTCGTTGCTCTTGATCGCATGGAGAAGCTCCCTGCCGCTGATGGTGACGATAGCAAGCCCGGCCCCAGTGCTATGGGCGAGCTCCGCAAGGAGTACGGCATTCCCATCTTTGCCATCCTTACTCTGGACGACATCATTGAGGGCATGAGGGGTCTTGCCTCCCCTGAGGACGTcgagaagacggaggaaTACCGCGCCAAGTACAAGGCTACCGACTAA